One genomic segment of Dysosmobacter sp. Marseille-Q4140 includes these proteins:
- a CDS encoding 4-hydroxy-3-methylbut-2-en-1-yl diphosphate synthase, producing the protein MYNAHKITDKVAQGKIALGSHVGFDSPFITEMIAGCGFDFIWIDGEHSAIDRKDIQNHLMACRAAGAAGIVRVPWNDPVIIKAVLDMGADGIVVPMVCSLEEARQAAAATHYPPYGIRGMGPRRAVNYGIWDKQDYVDNTDKYVLTIVQIEHIDVVKDLPEIAKLPGISGFVVGPNDFCMSMNTPERTYTVNDPEVREQFDKIGEALAGSGKLFGVSGACSESFVRDWVRRGVNYIAMNFDFNYIVSGAQGVLQTSRSVLEAMGKAY; encoded by the coding sequence ATGTACAACGCACATAAGATCACGGATAAAGTTGCCCAGGGAAAAATTGCCCTGGGATCCCACGTGGGCTTCGACAGTCCCTTTATCACCGAGATGATTGCCGGCTGCGGTTTTGATTTCATCTGGATCGATGGAGAGCACAGCGCCATTGACCGCAAGGACATCCAAAACCATCTGATGGCCTGCCGGGCCGCCGGAGCCGCCGGCATCGTGCGGGTCCCCTGGAATGACCCGGTCATCATCAAGGCGGTTCTGGATATGGGCGCCGACGGCATCGTGGTGCCCATGGTCTGCTCCTTGGAGGAGGCCAGACAGGCCGCCGCCGCCACCCACTATCCCCCCTACGGCATCCGCGGCATGGGTCCCAGGCGGGCCGTCAACTACGGCATCTGGGATAAGCAGGACTACGTGGACAACACCGACAAGTACGTCCTTACCATCGTGCAGATCGAGCATATCGACGTGGTGAAGGATCTGCCGGAGATCGCAAAGCTGCCCGGAATCAGCGGCTTTGTGGTGGGGCCCAACGACTTCTGCATGAGCATGAATACCCCGGAGCGGACCTACACCGTCAATGACCCGGAGGTCCGGGAGCAGTTCGACAAGATCGGTGAGGCCCTGGCTGGGAGCGGAAAGCTCTTTGGCGTCTCCGGTGCCTGCAGCGAGAGCTTCGTCCGGGACTGGGTCCGCAGGGGCGTCAACTACATCGCTATGAATTTTGACTTCAACTACATCGTCAGCGGCGCGCAGGGCGTCTTGCAGACTTCCCGCAGTGTGCTGGAAGCGATGGGAAAGGCATATTGA
- a CDS encoding BMP family protein, whose protein sequence is MKKLFALLLSLAMVLSLAACGGGGGDTAADDGGAQTEESGGDKEYKVAMICDSSISDGGWGMSCYNAMVDAAAEHGWATEVSDMIAQSAYYETIVTYCDLGYDLIYAPGNQYTDAVLQAAEEYPDVAFALLNGGTGTPEQAVNGNVTSLLPDAQQVGWIAGALAGLMTETGTIAFIGGMELDTTVGKYNGYAEAAAYVGEQAGKTVSTLDIVYSGDFSASDKGIEFAKAMIDEGADVFFGDASAVDSGARQAIDEANAASGSVKIYDIAQPSDLLGQNECIICSQVTDNASLVGLCMEAVQSGTFGGEVIYGTMQNGVLSAGGLSDLVPAEVQDQYLAYIDQMVEGTFMQ, encoded by the coding sequence ATGAAAAAACTGTTTGCTCTGCTCTTATCCCTGGCGATGGTCCTGTCCCTGGCCGCCTGCGGCGGCGGTGGCGGCGACACGGCCGCCGATGACGGCGGCGCCCAGACCGAGGAGTCTGGCGGAGACAAAGAATACAAGGTGGCCATGATCTGCGACTCCAGCATCTCCGACGGCGGGTGGGGCATGTCCTGCTACAACGCCATGGTGGACGCTGCCGCTGAGCACGGCTGGGCCACCGAGGTCTCCGACATGATCGCCCAGTCCGCCTACTATGAGACCATCGTCACCTACTGCGACCTGGGCTATGACCTGATCTACGCCCCCGGCAACCAGTACACCGACGCTGTTCTCCAGGCCGCCGAGGAGTATCCGGATGTGGCCTTCGCCCTGCTCAACGGCGGCACCGGCACCCCTGAGCAGGCCGTCAACGGCAACGTCACCTCCCTGCTGCCCGACGCCCAGCAGGTCGGCTGGATCGCCGGCGCTCTGGCGGGTCTCATGACCGAGACCGGCACCATCGCCTTCATCGGCGGCATGGAGCTGGACACCACCGTGGGCAAGTACAACGGCTATGCCGAGGCGGCCGCCTATGTGGGCGAGCAGGCCGGCAAGACCGTCAGCACCCTGGACATCGTCTACTCCGGCGACTTCTCCGCCTCCGACAAGGGCATTGAGTTCGCCAAGGCCATGATCGACGAGGGCGCCGACGTGTTCTTCGGCGACGCCTCCGCCGTGGACTCCGGCGCCCGGCAGGCCATCGACGAGGCCAACGCCGCCAGCGGCTCTGTGAAGATCTACGACATCGCCCAGCCCTCCGATCTGCTGGGTCAGAACGAGTGCATCATCTGCAGCCAGGTCACCGACAACGCCTCCCTGGTGGGTCTTTGCATGGAGGCCGTGCAGAGCGGCACCTTCGGCGGAGAGGTCATCTACGGCACCATGCAGAACGGCGTTCTGTCCGCCGGCGGCCTCAGCGACCTGGTCCCCGCGGAGGTCCAGGACCAGTATCTGGCCTACATCGACCAGATGGTGGAAGGCACCTTCATGCAGTGA
- a CDS encoding RraA family protein: MKLLTREQLEALSRFDTPTICNAIEGFGVRGRTEGFTRPELRLRSAMSDKPMVGYARTGVISARHPARPEHAEVMEAYYRQYEGFDLPMVAAIQDLDRVPVGSFWGDVQATVHRALGCIGVITDGGVRDIEEVRKVGFYMFSKEVLISHAYIHMVEAGTEVDICGMTVRPGDLIHADHHGAIVIPEEIAGEVAEACVRAMDAENALLEPCREAIARGQRVTAREIMVWRNEMQRRRASIAGRN, from the coding sequence ATGAAATTGCTGACACGTGAGCAGCTGGAGGCGCTGTCGAGATTCGACACGCCGACCATCTGCAACGCTATCGAGGGCTTCGGCGTCCGGGGGCGGACGGAAGGCTTCACCCGGCCGGAGCTGCGGCTGCGTTCCGCCATGAGCGACAAGCCCATGGTGGGCTACGCCCGGACCGGTGTGATTTCGGCCCGGCATCCGGCCCGCCCGGAACACGCTGAGGTCATGGAAGCGTATTACCGTCAATACGAGGGATTCGATCTGCCCATGGTGGCCGCTATCCAGGATCTGGACCGGGTGCCTGTGGGTTCCTTCTGGGGCGATGTGCAGGCGACTGTCCACCGGGCCCTGGGCTGCATCGGCGTCATCACGGACGGCGGTGTGCGGGATATCGAAGAAGTCCGGAAGGTCGGCTTTTACATGTTCTCCAAAGAGGTCCTGATCTCCCACGCTTACATCCATATGGTGGAGGCCGGGACCGAGGTGGATATCTGCGGCATGACCGTGCGGCCCGGCGACCTCATCCATGCCGACCATCACGGAGCCATCGTGATCCCGGAGGAGATCGCCGGGGAGGTGGCGGAGGCCTGCGTCCGGGCAATGGATGCGGAAAATGCCCTGCTGGAGCCCTGCCGCGAGGCCATCGCCCGCGGCCAGCGGGTCACCGCCAGGGAGATCATGGTCTGGCGCAATGAGATGCAGCGCCGCCGGGCCTCCATTGCCGGCCGGAACTGA